The stretch of DNA CTAGGGCTGCCAGCGCCGGCCAGAGGAAATCGACCGCGCGTGCGGGGGGACCACCGAGCTAAAACCGAACGGTCACGCCCCCGAACGGCCCGGAGAGTCGCAGCCGCGCGAAGCTCTTGTCTTCCTCGCCCCGGACGTCGAAGAAGCGATAACCGCCGCTGATGGTGAGGTACTTGATAGGGCTGATCCTCACGCCGACCTCGGCGTCGACGACGTGTCCCAGGTCGCCCAGAGTCAGGCCGGAGACCTCGGCAAACAGGTCGACCGCCTGGCGCAGGCTGAGATCGAGGGCCAGGCCGGCGCTCGGGAGCACGATGGCGAACCACTCGGTTTCCCGCAGCGCCGGCGCGGTCGCGGGAGCCTCCAGCGTGGCGCCGACCACGAACGCTTTCGCCTCCAGGACCGGACCGACCCTGAGCTTGCCGGGGATCACCGGGAGCTGCCAGATCCATCCCAGCCGGGCATAGTGCACGTCGAGCTCGGAGACGACGCGGGTCGCGGCCGGATAGGTGGAACCGTTGAACTCGACGGCGCGGCCGATGATCGTGTCGCCCTCGTAGCTCGCTCGTGTGTAGGCCAAGCGCAGCCGGCTGTTCGGACCCGTGAAGACGGCCAGCCGGAGATCGACCAGGGGCTCATCGTCGATTCCCAGATCCTTCTTGAAGTCGAACGCGGTGCCGGGCAGCGGCCCGCCTTCGATCTTCGCCTCGGCGACGAGCTCGGCCGGCCAGTACCGCGTGTCCAGCTCGATGCGCTGCCCCGCGGCCGCACCGGGCAGGACGACCGCCAGCCCCACGCCGACCAGCAGCCCCTTCAGCATGGGCCGGCTCCTACTGCGTTCCCCTGGTGTGGTCCCGGCGTGACACGGTCGCTTTGAGGAACTGAGCGACCAGGCCGGCGAAGGTCTCGGGGTCGATGGGTTTCGGAATGTAGCCGAGGCCCCCGGCCCGCATCAGCTCGTGGATGTCCGGCCCGATGGCGCCACTCAGGGCGACCACCGGGATCCCCCTGGTGTCGGGATCCGCCTTGAGCCTCTGCACGGTCGTCACCCCGTCCATCCCCGGCATCGTGAAGTCGATGAGCACGAGGTGGGGCTTCTGCGCCTTGCAGAGCCTCAGCCCCTCGATCCCCGAGAGGGCCCGCAGGACGGCATAACCGTCGGCTTCGAGCAGCTCCGCGACCGTATCGAGCACGTCCGGATCGTCGTCGACGACGAGAATCGTGAATTGCGGCACGCTCATCACCGTCCTTTCGCCACCGCTAGTGCCGTTCCAACTTGTTGATACTAAATCTGTCCACGAACGACGTACACGGTGCCTTCCTAGGCGCGAATAGTTGGAACGGCACTAGGGAGCCACCGGCGGTCTCCGTCGTCCTCCCCGGCGTTGCGCACTTGCCTCCGGAGGTTCGGTATCGAGCACCTCGCGGACTTTCCGGGCCAGGACTTCCGGCGTGAAGGGCTTCTGGACGAACGGCGTGCCCGGGTCCAGAACGCCGTGGTGAACAATGGCGTCGTCGGTGTAGCCGGACATGTAGAGGACCCTCATCGCGGGACGCGAAGACGCCAGGCTCGCCGCCAGCTGGGGGCCGCTCATCTCGGGCATCACCACGTCGGTGACGAGCAGGTGAATAGGGCCCGGGTGCCGCTCGGCCATCGTGACCGCGTCCGCGGGATGACGCGCTTGCAGCACGATGTACCCGTGCCCTTCGAGGACCTCTCGCACCAGGTCTCCGAGCTCGTCCTCGTCCTCGACCAGCAGGATATGCTCCCCGCCCCGCTGCGGCGCGGCCGAAGGCTCGCTCGGCTCGAGCTCGTCGACCGCGGCCTCGACCTGCGGGAGGTAGATCTTGAACGTGGTGCCCTGCCCGGGCTCGCTGTAGACCCAGATGTTGCCGCTGCTCTGCTTGACGATCCCATAGACCGTGGCCAGGCCCAGCCCCGTT from Candidatus Methylomirabilota bacterium encodes:
- a CDS encoding response regulator, producing the protein MSVPQFTILVVDDDPDVLDTVAELLEADGYAVLRALSGIEGLRLCKAQKPHLVLIDFTMPGMDGVTTVQRLKADPDTRGIPVVALSGAIGPDIHELMRAGGLGYIPKPIDPETFAGLVAQFLKATVSRRDHTRGTQ